Part of the Nocardioides perillae genome is shown below.
GGCGGTGAGCGCCAGCGCCTCGCGATCGCCCGGCTGCTGCTCAAGGCGCCGCCGATCGTGGTGCTCGACGAGGCCACCGCACACCTGGACTCCGAGTCGGAGACCGCCGTCCAGCGTGCCCTCGACGCGGCGCTCGCGGGCCGCACGTCCCTGGTGATCGCCCACCGCCTCTCGACCGTGCGCCACGCCGACCGCATCCTGGTGCTCGACGGCGGCCGGGTCGTGCAGAGCGGCACCCACGCCGAGCTGCTGGCGGAGGGCGGGCTCTACGCCGACCTCTACCGCACCCAGTTCCTCGACGACACCCCGAAGGCGGGCGCCGGGGTCTGAGGGCCCTCGGCCGCGAGGCCGGGTCCCGGCTCAGCCCGACGAGCGCACGGCGCGCCGCCGGGCGCGCTCGCGGGCCTGCTGCAGCGCCCGCTCGTCGGGGCTCAGCCGCGGCGCGGGCGGCGCCTTGCGGCCCGTGGCGCGACGCCACTCGTCGTAGGCGAGGTAGCCGAAGCCGACGAGGGCCAGCAGGCCGAAGAACCACCACTGGAGGCCGTAGAAGAAGTGCGGTCCGTCGTCGAGGTCGGGCAGCTCGGCCGCGGCCAGCGGGTCCTCGGGCGCGGGGGACTCCTCGACGAGGTCGACGAAACCGGCGTAGACCTGCCGGTCGAGCGCGTCGCCGATGGCCTCGCTCGACACCGCGCGGGTCGACTGCGCGGTCACCGACGTGGCGTCGCCGGTCGCGTCTCGCCGCACCCAGCCGGTGATCGTCACCTCGCCGGCCGGCGGTGCGGGCAGGGCGTCGAGGTCGGAGCCGTCGATGCCGCTGTTGCGGGTCGCCAGCCAGCCGCGGTCGACCAGCAGCGCCGTGCCGTCGTCGGTCACGAGCGGCACGACGAGGTCCACTCCGGAGCGGCCCTCGCGGGTGCGGTAGCGGACGACGACGGTGTCGGACACGGCGTACTCGCCGGTGGCGGTGACGCGGCGCCACTCGTCCTCCGGCGCGACCGGCTCGTCCACCGACATGAGGTCGTCGACCGGCACCGGCGGTGCGTCCTCGGCGGCGCGCACCAGGGCGTTGCGGTCCCGGCGCTCGTCGAGCCGGCCGAACTGCCACTCGCCGAGGTACCACGCCAGCGAGGCCAGCAGTGCGACCACGAGGCCGAAGAGCACCCACCGGCGGGAGAGGAGGAAGCGCAACGAGCCCACGCTCCGAGGCTAGCCCGCGCGACGCGGCCGTCGACGCGCCGGCGGTGTCGGGTGCGCCACCTATGCTGGGCGTGTGACCGCGACGACACAGGCAGGCACGGACCCCCGCGTGCTCGGCGACCGCTTCGGGCGGGTCGCGACCGACCTGCGCGTGTCGCTCACCGACCGGTGCAACCTGCGCTGCTCCTACTGCATGCCGGCCGAAGGCCTCGACTGGCTGCCGACCGAGCAGGTCCTCACCGACGACGAGGTCGTGCGGCTGATCCGCATCGGCCACGACCTGCTCGGGATCCGCGAGGTCCGCTTCACCGGCGGTGAGCCGCTCGTGCGCCGCGGGCTCGTCGACATCGTGCGTCGCACGCGCGAGGTGGGCCCGGACCTCGAGATCTCGCTCACGACCAACGCGCTGGGCCTGGCCCGCACCGCCCACGCCCTCGCCGAGGCCGGCCTCGACCGGGTCAACGCCAGCCTCGACAGCGTGCGTGCAGAGACCTTCGCGACCATCACCCGGCGCGACCGGCTGCAGGACGTGCTCGACGGCCTGGCGGCGGCGCGCGACGCCGGCCTGGGCCCGATCAAGGTCAACGCGGTGCTGCTGCGCGGCCACAACGACGACCAGGCCGCGGAGCTGCTGCGCTGGGCGGTCGCCGAGGGTTACCAGCTGCGCTTCATCGAGCAGATGCCGCTCGACGCCCAGCACGACTGGTCGCGTGCCGAGATGATCACCGCCGAGGAGATCCTGGCCCGCCTGGAGGCCGAGTTCACGCTCACGCCGGCCTCCGAGCCGCGGGGGAGCGCTCCTGCCGAGCTGTGGCAGGTCGACGGGGGGCCGGCCACCGTCGGCGTGATCGCGTCGGTGACCCGGCCCTTCTGCGGTGACTGCGACCGGGTGCGGCTCACCGCTGACGGTCAGGTGCGCAACTGCCTGTTCGCACGCGAGGAGTCCGACCTGCGCGGCGCGATGCGTGCCGGTGCCACCGACGACGAGCTCGCTGATCGCTGGGTCGCCGCGATGGCGGTGAAGCGCGCCGGCCACGGCATCGACGACGTGACCTTCCTGCAACCCGACCGCCCGATGTCGGCGATCGGCGGCTGACCGCCCGCTGCGCCCGCCTAGTCGGCCCCGGCCTCCGGCAGGTCGTCGGGCCGGTCCTCGGGCTGGTCCTGGGGGAGGTCGGCGAAGGCGACGGTCTCCCGCAGGAAGCCGCGGGCGCCCAGGAAGTCGCCCAGGCTGTCCCGGTGCGTCTCGCAGGCCAGCCAGGTCTTGCGCCGCTCGGGCGGGTGCAGGCGCGGGTTGTTCCACTGCAGCGCCCAGACGGCGTCGGCGCGGCAGTCGCGCGCGGAGCAGGTGGGGGTCACGGGCTCACCTCGCGGCACGGGCTCGGGATCGGGGCGTCGCGGCGCCGGCCGGGCAGGCCGGGTGGTGCCGGACAACCACGGGGGAAGCCGTCCGGCACCACGGCCGACGGGCAGCGCGAGCGCGCCCGTCGGTTGATTCTTGCACGACCACCCGCGAGCGCGTCCACGGTCCGGGTGGGGCCGCGTGCCGCCCTCAGTCCAGCGGTCGGTAGACCGTCGAGCCGCCGCCCGGGGGGAGCTGCCGACGGTCGCTCGTGGGCTGCCGGAGCCGGAACCCGTCGGTGCGCGGACCGGCCACGTTGGCGATGATCACCGCGACGTAGGGCAGCACGACCGCGCCGAGCAGCGCCAGCGAGAACGCCCAGACGCTGACGTTGACGGTGAAGACGGCGGCGACGACGCAGATGGTGCGCAGCGCCATCGAGAAGAGGTACTTGTTCTGCCGCGACCGGATGTCGTCGGCAGCGCTCGAGGGCGCCTCGGTGATGCGCACCGGCTCGGTGCCGCGGCGCTGCCGCGCCTGCCCGCCCGGGCGGACCGCTCCACGACCTGCTCCGCGCGCTGCCATGACCTCGAGCGTACGTCGCTACCATCGCA
Proteins encoded:
- a CDS encoding SURF1 family cytochrome oxidase biogenesis protein, with protein sequence MGSLRFLLSRRWVLFGLVVALLASLAWYLGEWQFGRLDERRDRNALVRAAEDAPPVPVDDLMSVDEPVAPEDEWRRVTATGEYAVSDTVVVRYRTREGRSGVDLVVPLVTDDGTALLVDRGWLATRNSGIDGSDLDALPAPPAGEVTITGWVRRDATGDATSVTAQSTRAVSSEAIGDALDRQVYAGFVDLVEESPAPEDPLAAAELPDLDDGPHFFYGLQWWFFGLLALVGFGYLAYDEWRRATGRKAPPAPRLSPDERALQQARERARRRAVRSSG
- the moaA gene encoding GTP 3',8-cyclase MoaA; this encodes MTATTQAGTDPRVLGDRFGRVATDLRVSLTDRCNLRCSYCMPAEGLDWLPTEQVLTDDEVVRLIRIGHDLLGIREVRFTGGEPLVRRGLVDIVRRTREVGPDLEISLTTNALGLARTAHALAEAGLDRVNASLDSVRAETFATITRRDRLQDVLDGLAAARDAGLGPIKVNAVLLRGHNDDQAAELLRWAVAEGYQLRFIEQMPLDAQHDWSRAEMITAEEILARLEAEFTLTPASEPRGSAPAELWQVDGGPATVGVIASVTRPFCGDCDRVRLTADGQVRNCLFAREESDLRGAMRAGATDDELADRWVAAMAVKRAGHGIDDVTFLQPDRPMSAIGG
- a CDS encoding DUF3099 domain-containing protein, whose translation is MAARGAGRGAVRPGGQARQRRGTEPVRITEAPSSAADDIRSRQNKYLFSMALRTICVVAAVFTVNVSVWAFSLALLGAVVLPYVAVIIANVAGPRTDGFRLRQPTSDRRQLPPGGGSTVYRPLD